In Symmachiella dynata, the following are encoded in one genomic region:
- a CDS encoding protein kinase domain-containing protein — protein MTDTLLDLEAGTNLAAAISKHRRLGAMVALRITQSLAEQLAQRHAKGEFQRRIDADTITFSANQTPQLPPSPDENIRVGDDGQNPPGWPLGFQLDAPRDLKKAAQLLEQAGVSIDPRRIDIFQLGSLLCRMVTGRSPNDYLRSPRIVAQVPPGARKVIDAALGFDQRNLLNDAETLVARLTAAIAQHDAEMPATIPHEDAVDVDRPRMPDTTPISQSVNRDTKTISPQTQSGDETDREELPSRLGHYEILERIGYGGMGDVYKGFEPDLKRTVAIKVLPAGLARQKDFVRRFFVEASSAAKLVHPNIIQIYYIGEDQGYYFFAMQFVNGKSLADILTNTSRLGIDNALALVQQALAGLSEAHKQGLVHRDIKPGNILIDSKRKRALLADFGLVKCINDASTKTATGVVMGTVDYISPEQGRGQEIDARSDLYSIGVLMYQMLSGKLPFEAESPTAMIFQHVYEAAPLLSDAAADIPAPLVAIVAKLMSKAPEDRHQTADEVLEDLRAFQSGEPLPHAIDSDEPPAAPTRIQTEPRSMFSQSRGDENPLSLVIAAPQFDDDLELPAALEQPDSPNWWANQRERFFSLFQRHAPQAVKNLQNTRQQIDGALHTYKMRAAQLAKVIQEAESVLAELTSHAQDYRREAEQCREKQGTTADATGVQPAEQAAAEADRIADELDEQIAVQDRELETMRLQQAKARAKYEQLNNEREVLVARLNTAEARLHVGRGGGKRRKWLRLRFVVAAVAIGLGMLVAGSFLLPEPELAVLGTISDGRSTFTEMTPVDSTLPKTNTRRLLLDGATQDPLVCLLGRCEGLVRQVVFTPDGRRLLSLHDDLVLRLWDIEKQVVIKRYFAEGNTIQIGKSFSADGRRFVTSSFKDKQAIVWDVETGAKLATFEHRREVNVAEISPDGRRVLTGGYDNGGLWDVDSGRQLATTSLRSIYAVSFSTNGRFAAAGGFNRLVVLWDSNTGEQLKTFSDHAGHVYGLAFSQDNRNLLICTNDDTLNVLDIESGQKKRVFTDMRGGERNLFSIRNLVAAGGGNQMIQLFDLETGKRLYISNRSRLSAISPDGRLLFLLTDGRNEVEVLNTASERPGVLETWRDGMTNISALAISPTGELAATGNSDGTLRIWRLPQTGGQTDSSPQIAPTQPEIDAPKSPNKTDETDAPDETDATFRGHSATVSSIATSSESNYALTGDVEKTIVLWDINTRKEIRRWQASGVITNLAVSPDGTLAAAATIKGLQLWRVDSGQEITASNFPVEPVNHVAFAADGESIIFTSGAGTITRRSVQTGELIKRFRGIDIKATAIAVSSDNQTFAMAGEDRIVRILNFKMSGILRTLRGIPATVNALQFSPNGEELLAACNDNIMRLWNINSGEMIRRYYGHAGGVTSASFSPDGKHVYSASLDDTIRKWDGALTQEVKQISFADLTAAHIAFTPNNQFALIASDSQIVIRNLNRSQRSEIAELHLKLILDGKEELRLYKTHLKWTHRAWNWPSQLTINGVPWNPDKLPVSTDPRFVDLLSKAVSFENATVKKNSGRGKVTIKKSKDWCVIYMDDARNGSRHYDITVKFPIVVNTPPPVTPTDAGKPSP, from the coding sequence ATGACCGACACGCTCCTTGATTTGGAAGCCGGAACGAACCTCGCAGCCGCGATTTCCAAGCATCGTCGGTTGGGAGCAATGGTCGCGCTGCGGATTACACAATCATTAGCGGAGCAGTTGGCACAGCGTCATGCGAAGGGAGAATTCCAGCGACGGATCGACGCTGACACCATAACATTCTCAGCCAATCAGACTCCTCAATTGCCTCCGTCCCCGGACGAAAACATCCGAGTCGGCGACGACGGGCAGAATCCCCCAGGATGGCCGTTGGGATTTCAATTGGACGCACCGCGAGATTTGAAAAAAGCGGCCCAATTGCTTGAGCAAGCTGGCGTGAGTATCGACCCGCGGCGGATTGATATTTTTCAATTGGGATCATTGTTATGCCGGATGGTTACGGGGCGTTCGCCGAATGACTATCTACGTAGCCCGCGGATTGTAGCACAGGTCCCACCGGGTGCCCGCAAAGTGATTGATGCGGCCTTGGGATTTGATCAACGCAACCTTCTCAATGATGCCGAGACGCTCGTAGCGCGATTGACCGCAGCAATTGCGCAGCACGACGCAGAGATGCCGGCAACGATTCCTCATGAAGATGCTGTCGATGTCGATAGGCCTCGGATGCCCGACACGACGCCAATCTCTCAATCGGTCAATCGAGACACAAAAACCATTTCCCCCCAAACGCAATCCGGCGACGAAACTGACAGGGAGGAACTTCCTAGCCGACTCGGGCATTATGAAATCCTCGAGCGGATTGGCTATGGCGGTATGGGGGATGTGTACAAAGGTTTTGAACCGGACCTGAAACGGACCGTTGCGATCAAAGTACTCCCGGCAGGGTTGGCGCGGCAAAAAGACTTTGTCAGGCGTTTTTTCGTCGAGGCCAGTTCCGCGGCGAAGTTGGTGCACCCGAATATCATTCAGATTTATTACATCGGGGAAGACCAGGGTTATTACTTTTTTGCCATGCAGTTTGTGAACGGCAAATCCCTGGCAGATATTCTGACAAATACATCGCGACTGGGCATTGATAATGCGTTGGCATTGGTCCAACAAGCGCTGGCGGGTCTGTCGGAGGCACATAAACAAGGACTGGTCCACCGTGACATCAAACCTGGCAACATTCTGATTGACAGCAAACGCAAACGGGCGCTGTTGGCGGACTTTGGCTTGGTGAAATGTATCAATGATGCGAGCACGAAAACCGCGACCGGCGTGGTCATGGGGACGGTTGATTACATTTCGCCCGAGCAAGGACGTGGACAGGAGATCGACGCCCGGTCGGACCTTTATTCCATTGGCGTGCTGATGTATCAGATGCTCAGTGGAAAATTGCCGTTTGAAGCGGAGAGTCCGACGGCGATGATCTTCCAGCACGTCTACGAGGCGGCGCCATTGTTATCAGATGCCGCTGCGGACATCCCCGCCCCCTTGGTGGCGATCGTGGCCAAGCTGATGTCCAAAGCCCCTGAAGACCGACACCAAACGGCCGATGAGGTCCTGGAGGATTTACGCGCGTTTCAATCGGGTGAACCGTTGCCGCATGCAATCGATAGCGACGAACCGCCCGCCGCGCCGACGCGCATTCAAACGGAACCCCGTTCAATGTTCTCGCAAAGCCGCGGGGACGAGAATCCGCTGAGCTTAGTCATTGCAGCCCCACAATTCGACGATGATCTGGAATTGCCAGCCGCGCTCGAACAGCCCGACTCCCCAAACTGGTGGGCGAATCAGCGGGAGCGTTTTTTCTCATTGTTTCAGAGACATGCCCCCCAAGCCGTCAAAAACCTGCAAAACACACGGCAACAAATCGACGGCGCACTGCATACTTACAAAATGCGCGCCGCGCAGTTGGCAAAAGTCATCCAAGAAGCGGAATCGGTCCTTGCCGAATTGACAAGCCACGCCCAGGATTATCGTCGAGAGGCCGAGCAGTGTCGGGAAAAACAGGGAACGACTGCCGATGCGACAGGCGTGCAACCGGCAGAGCAAGCTGCGGCCGAAGCGGATCGTATTGCCGACGAGTTGGATGAACAGATTGCCGTGCAGGATCGAGAACTCGAGACGATGCGGTTGCAGCAGGCGAAGGCGAGGGCCAAGTATGAGCAGCTAAATAATGAGCGCGAAGTGCTCGTAGCACGATTGAATACGGCAGAGGCCCGTTTGCACGTGGGGCGCGGCGGCGGAAAGCGACGGAAATGGCTGCGACTGCGCTTTGTGGTTGCAGCTGTCGCGATTGGCTTGGGCATGTTAGTGGCGGGATCGTTTTTATTGCCAGAACCTGAGTTAGCCGTGTTAGGGACGATATCTGACGGACGCTCGACCTTTACGGAAATGACCCCCGTCGACTCCACCTTGCCCAAAACCAACACGAGGCGCTTGTTGCTGGATGGCGCAACACAGGACCCCTTGGTATGCCTGTTGGGCCGGTGCGAAGGTCTGGTACGCCAAGTCGTGTTCACACCGGACGGCAGACGTCTTTTGTCTCTACATGATGACCTGGTGTTGCGACTGTGGGATATCGAAAAACAAGTCGTAATAAAACGATATTTTGCGGAAGGTAATACGATACAAATTGGCAAGTCTTTTTCCGCGGATGGGCGTCGATTTGTGACGTCTTCCTTTAAAGATAAACAAGCGATCGTATGGGACGTGGAGACGGGGGCCAAGCTCGCCACCTTTGAACATCGCCGTGAAGTTAATGTCGCAGAAATTTCTCCCGATGGTCGTCGCGTACTCACTGGTGGTTACGACAACGGCGGGCTTTGGGACGTGGATTCTGGACGCCAACTCGCAACCACGAGCTTGCGATCAATCTATGCCGTCAGTTTTTCCACAAATGGCCGGTTTGCCGCTGCCGGTGGATTTAACCGATTGGTTGTTTTGTGGGATTCCAATACGGGAGAACAACTAAAAACCTTTTCGGATCATGCGGGCCATGTCTACGGCCTTGCATTTTCTCAAGACAACCGAAACTTACTTATCTGTACGAATGACGACACGCTAAATGTCCTTGATATAGAGAGCGGCCAAAAAAAACGTGTTTTCACCGATATGAGAGGTGGCGAGCGCAATTTGTTTTCGATCAGAAATCTTGTCGCCGCCGGTGGCGGTAATCAGATGATACAACTGTTTGATTTGGAAACAGGCAAACGGTTGTATATATCAAACCGTTCGCGATTATCTGCGATCTCCCCAGATGGCCGCCTGTTATTTTTGCTCACGGATGGAAGAAACGAAGTCGAGGTCCTTAACACAGCCAGCGAAAGACCTGGCGTTTTGGAAACTTGGAGAGACGGGATGACGAACATTTCCGCTCTTGCGATCTCTCCGACTGGCGAGCTTGCAGCCACCGGAAATTCAGATGGGACTTTGCGAATCTGGAGGCTGCCGCAGACGGGGGGCCAAACTGATTCCTCACCACAGATAGCTCCCACCCAACCAGAAATCGACGCACCCAAGTCGCCCAATAAAACAGACGAAACCGATGCGCCCGACGAAACCGACGCGACGTTTCGTGGACACTCTGCAACCGTCTCCTCGATTGCAACATCATCGGAGAGCAATTATGCGCTCACTGGCGATGTCGAGAAGACAATTGTGTTGTGGGACATAAACACACGAAAAGAGATCCGCCGTTGGCAAGCGAGTGGAGTGATCACTAACTTGGCTGTCTCACCGGACGGTACATTGGCCGCCGCAGCGACGATAAAAGGCCTGCAACTGTGGCGTGTCGATTCGGGACAAGAGATCACGGCGAGTAATTTTCCAGTCGAACCAGTGAATCACGTTGCTTTTGCCGCGGATGGAGAATCCATTATTTTCACCAGTGGTGCTGGAACCATAACGCGACGAAGCGTACAGACTGGGGAACTCATCAAGCGATTTAGAGGTATTGACATCAAAGCGACCGCGATTGCCGTTAGCAGTGATAACCAAACCTTCGCGATGGCTGGCGAGGACCGAATCGTGCGAATTTTGAATTTCAAGATGTCAGGAATACTGCGCACCCTGCGTGGCATCCCCGCGACGGTCAATGCCTTGCAGTTTTCCCCAAACGGCGAAGAATTGTTGGCCGCCTGCAATGACAACATTATGCGGCTTTGGAACATTAATAGCGGCGAGATGATCCGTCGCTATTATGGACACGCAGGCGGAGTGACTTCAGCTTCGTTTTCCCCCGACGGTAAACATGTCTATTCCGCTTCTCTGGATGATACGATTCGTAAATGGGATGGTGCGTTGACTCAAGAGGTCAAACAAATTTCTTTCGCCGATTTAACGGCGGCACACATTGCATTTACGCCCAACAATCAGTTCGCGCTCATCGCGTCTGATTCGCAGATTGTCATACGCAACCTCAACCGATCGCAACGTAGCGAAATTGCCGAGCTCCATCTTAAACTCATCCTGGACGGCAAGGAGGAACTGCGGCTCTATAAAACGCATCTGAAATGGACGCATCGCGCTTGGAACTGGCCCAGTCAATTAACGATCAATGGCGTTCCCTGGAATCCTGACAAGTTACCCGTTTCCACCGATCCGCGTTTCGTCGACCTGCTCTCAAAGGCCGTTTCCTTTGAAAATGCAACAGTCAAGAAAAACAGCGGGCGTGGGAAAGTCACGATAAAAAAGTCTAAAGACTGGTGCGTTATTTATATGGACGACGCTAGAAACGGATCGCGGCATTACGACATCACGGTCAAGTTCCCCATCGTTGTCAATACTCCCCCGCCCGTTACGCCAACGGATGCCGGAAAGCCCTCGCCATGA
- a CDS encoding PspA/IM30 family protein yields MGLFDRISDIISANFNDMAEQFEDPEKMLKQAVWEMEDSIAEARKQTAKAMASTKLVERELASNESESLNWKNRAQQAVQAGDDELARKALQRKQEHDKLAVALRDQLAAAQDASQTLRHQFEAMQAKLAEAKRTLATLSARQRAANVRKKIHLQAADEELGFDDGAFAKFDRLRDRVERTEAEAEALAELEGGADKSFKAASNCSTAVNDSIDNQLDAMKRDLQ; encoded by the coding sequence ATGGGACTATTTGATCGTATTAGCGACATCATTTCGGCGAACTTCAATGACATGGCAGAGCAATTCGAAGACCCGGAAAAAATGCTCAAACAAGCCGTTTGGGAAATGGAGGATTCCATTGCCGAAGCTCGCAAGCAAACCGCCAAAGCAATGGCTAGTACCAAATTGGTCGAGCGTGAATTGGCCAGTAACGAATCGGAGTCGTTGAACTGGAAGAATCGTGCCCAGCAGGCGGTGCAGGCAGGCGATGACGAACTCGCCCGCAAAGCTTTACAGCGTAAGCAAGAACACGACAAATTGGCAGTTGCTCTACGCGATCAATTGGCAGCGGCTCAGGATGCGAGCCAGACACTTCGGCATCAGTTCGAAGCAATGCAGGCTAAGTTGGCGGAAGCGAAACGGACACTGGCAACCTTGTCGGCCCGTCAGCGCGCTGCCAATGTCCGCAAGAAAATACACTTGCAAGCCGCCGATGAGGAATTGGGTTTCGACGACGGAGCCTTCGCCAAATTCGACCGTCTGCGCGATCGTGTCGAACGGACCGAAGCCGAAGCGGAAGCGTTAGCGGAACTAGAGGGAGGGGCTGACAAATCATTTAAAGCCGCCTCGAATTGCTCTACGGCGGTCAATGACAGCATTGACAATCAACTGGATGCCATGAAACGCGACCTACAATGA
- a CDS encoding rhomboid family intramembrane serine protease, which produces MFFPLPVQISETRLQRTQLPIANGVIIALNVVVFLLFDPLSWGVHRAASPISILGHGFAHAGFWHLVFNMWVLWVFGNPVNRRLGNGYYLLAYLGAILTLGLFAYLFLAVPLVGASGAIYAVIGIAALLLPAARMTVIYAAVFPFTILLGMISRPKYGIFWFVRGGEFQVPVVWCLLFVPIMETVGMFCWWLNSGRWHWGHFGHLLGFVFGLGVVLLFPRSLTVRRSSTTWST; this is translated from the coding sequence ATGTTTTTTCCGTTGCCGGTGCAAATCTCAGAAACTCGCCTCCAACGCACACAATTGCCGATCGCCAATGGTGTGATCATCGCCCTAAATGTGGTGGTTTTCCTGCTTTTCGATCCGCTTAGTTGGGGAGTGCATCGAGCTGCTTCGCCGATTTCTATACTAGGCCACGGCTTCGCTCACGCCGGTTTTTGGCATTTGGTATTCAACATGTGGGTTTTATGGGTCTTCGGCAATCCGGTGAATCGCCGACTCGGTAACGGCTACTATCTATTAGCTTATTTGGGGGCGATCCTCACCCTGGGGCTATTCGCGTATCTGTTCCTTGCAGTGCCGTTGGTTGGCGCTTCAGGGGCGATCTATGCGGTTATTGGAATCGCGGCCCTATTACTTCCCGCGGCACGGATGACAGTGATCTATGCCGCTGTGTTTCCATTCACGATTTTGTTGGGCATGATCAGTCGGCCCAAATACGGCATCTTCTGGTTTGTCCGTGGAGGCGAATTTCAGGTCCCCGTTGTGTGGTGCCTGCTGTTCGTTCCCATTATGGAAACCGTGGGGATGTTCTGCTGGTGGCTCAATTCAGGTCGTTGGCATTGGGGCCATTTTGGACATCTTTTGGGATTTGTGTTTGGCCTCGGTGTGGTGTTGCTGTTTCCCAGATCGCTGACTGTCCGACGATCTTCAACAACTTGGAGCACATAA
- a CDS encoding RNA polymerase sigma factor: MAFPNTRLTLIQRLATQSDNADWNEFLRDYWGPVCRFAQWQGGLSHEDAEDIASATFEVIFKNNLLQKWVTDRNAKLRTLLCVVSRNLISNHLRVREGRKRLRRDHADRFDERFVLKDIDVPADQQDQFYAGWAADLIQQVLDQLMQEYHAKGRGDYFRVLHGKLCDRMPMREIAESLGMSASTAENYYKHVRQRLSVLLESAIRQHVRRYAAPSEVDEEFATEWADLAKHLRGQGGLESTIEKMWSGEDVDQYDSRQKSLNRAVAQLDSLVHVPPARP; the protein is encoded by the coding sequence GTGGCGTTTCCAAACACTCGCCTAACCTTAATCCAGCGGCTTGCAACTCAAAGTGATAATGCCGATTGGAACGAATTCCTGCGGGATTATTGGGGCCCGGTTTGCCGTTTTGCGCAGTGGCAAGGTGGATTGTCGCACGAAGATGCGGAGGATATTGCCTCGGCGACATTCGAAGTGATATTCAAAAATAATTTGCTGCAAAAATGGGTGACTGATAGAAATGCGAAGCTCCGCACGCTGCTTTGCGTCGTGTCCCGCAATCTCATCTCAAACCATCTCCGCGTGCGCGAAGGACGCAAGCGACTAAGGCGAGATCATGCGGATCGTTTTGATGAACGTTTTGTGCTCAAAGACATCGACGTTCCGGCCGATCAGCAAGATCAGTTTTATGCGGGATGGGCGGCTGACTTGATTCAGCAGGTGCTGGACCAGTTGATGCAGGAATACCACGCTAAAGGGCGTGGTGACTACTTTCGCGTGCTGCATGGAAAATTGTGTGACCGCATGCCCATGCGTGAAATCGCCGAAAGTCTTGGCATGAGTGCAAGCACAGCGGAAAACTATTACAAACATGTCCGTCAACGGTTAAGCGTTCTGTTGGAATCCGCTATTCGTCAGCATGTGCGACGGTACGCTGCTCCCTCCGAAGTGGATGAAGAGTTTGCCACTGAATGGGCCGATCTCGCGAAACATTTGCGTGGCCAGGGAGGATTGGAGTCCACCATCGAAAAGATGTGGAGCGGCGAAGACGTCGATCAGTATGATTCACGGCAAAAGTCGCTCAACCGAGCAGTCGCGCAACTCGATTCATTAGTCCACGTTCCCCCAGCCCGGCCGTAA
- a CDS encoding DUF1501 domain-containing protein, which translates to MITRRNVLTATGCSAMTLALRALMADESAPAMPVQAPHRPPRARSVISLFMSGGPSQVDTFDPKPDLAALAGKDVPESIAKTVPKIKRAGLKNLMASPWAFHRHGQSGLPISELFPNIAKHADDLCVIRSMTHRNPIHGPGECVALTGDATGHRPSLGAWSLYGLGTANRQLPAYITMNLHTDGMQHPQAAGWSSGFLPARFQGTVVDPNQGIQNIEMPEGVGNERRQQELSVIRKLNRRFMDSIGQHSELEARIRSYETAFLMQTSAPELFDIDSETMETMQLYGLGDDASSTVGRGCLLARRMVERGVRFVQIRVGGWDAHGNIAGNHKRMAKRTDQPIGGLLQDLKRRGLLDSTLVVWGGEFGRTPTMEGRGKGRDHSPAAYSVWLAGGGVTGGQIIGETDPIGYVVTQRPVKPTDLHATILSATGLDSDRLIFDHHGLKETPLGVTGGGVVHEVFS; encoded by the coding sequence ATGATTACACGTCGAAATGTATTAACGGCCACCGGCTGCTCAGCCATGACCTTGGCGTTACGTGCATTGATGGCCGACGAGTCGGCTCCCGCGATGCCGGTACAGGCACCGCATCGCCCGCCACGAGCGCGCAGCGTGATTTCATTATTCATGTCGGGGGGACCTAGCCAAGTCGATACCTTCGATCCCAAACCGGATTTGGCTGCACTGGCAGGCAAAGATGTGCCTGAGTCGATCGCTAAGACTGTCCCCAAAATCAAACGTGCCGGTTTGAAAAACTTGATGGCCTCTCCCTGGGCGTTTCATCGCCATGGGCAAAGCGGACTGCCGATTTCGGAATTGTTCCCAAACATCGCCAAGCACGCGGATGACTTATGCGTGATTCGCTCCATGACCCATCGCAATCCAATTCACGGTCCAGGCGAGTGCGTTGCACTGACCGGGGATGCAACGGGGCATAGGCCAAGTTTGGGGGCCTGGTCATTATACGGCCTGGGAACCGCCAACCGGCAATTGCCCGCATACATTACCATGAACTTACACACCGACGGCATGCAACATCCGCAAGCGGCCGGGTGGTCGAGTGGATTTCTTCCAGCACGCTTTCAAGGCACCGTCGTCGACCCGAACCAGGGAATCCAAAATATCGAAATGCCCGAAGGGGTCGGGAACGAACGACGGCAACAAGAATTATCAGTGATCCGCAAGTTGAACCGCCGGTTTATGGATTCCATCGGCCAGCACAGCGAATTAGAGGCTCGCATTCGAAGTTACGAAACGGCGTTTCTGATGCAAACCTCCGCTCCGGAGTTGTTTGACATCGATTCCGAAACCATGGAGACGATGCAGTTGTACGGACTAGGTGACGACGCTTCAAGCACCGTCGGTCGTGGCTGTCTGCTCGCGCGGCGCATGGTGGAACGGGGAGTTCGCTTTGTGCAGATTCGTGTGGGCGGATGGGATGCACATGGAAACATCGCCGGAAATCACAAACGAATGGCCAAACGAACGGATCAGCCAATTGGCGGGTTATTGCAAGATCTCAAACGCCGGGGGTTACTCGACTCCACACTCGTGGTCTGGGGAGGCGAATTTGGCCGCACGCCGACCATGGAGGGGCGAGGCAAAGGACGCGACCATTCGCCAGCCGCCTATTCTGTTTGGCTTGCCGGCGGCGGTGTAACGGGAGGACAAATCATCGGTGAAACCGATCCGATCGGCTATGTCGTGACGCAGCGCCCTGTGAAACCAACCGATTTGCACGCAACCATCTTATCTGCAACCGGCCTAGATTCCGACCGGCTGATTTTCGATCACCACGGTTTAAAAGAAACCCCGCTGGGCGTCACAGGGGGCGGAGTCGTGCATGAAGTGTTCTCCTGA